In Candidatus Promineifilum breve, one genomic interval encodes:
- a CDS encoding MBL fold metallo-hydrolase RNA specificity domain-containing protein, which produces MEITFFGAARTVTGSQHLLDVNGKRILLDCGLYQGPRQESTDRNRHLPFDARSVDVLILSHAHIDHSGNIPNLVRSGFDGDIISTFATRDLCNIMLRDSAKIQEGDVEYLNKKRVRANLPLLEPIYTMADAMTALKLFIGIGYERAYQVAPGISLTFYDAGHVLGSAIVALDIEETGRPPTRLVFSGDLGRAHRPILNDPVFLDRADILILESTYGNREHPADEDTDHLLEGIIRETVKQGGKVIVPAFAIGRTQELVYRLNNLVENGDLPPNLQVYVDSPLAIDATGIFRAHPEAYDAETAEIMMTDKDRDPFGFNLMRYTRATQESKALNFLKNPAVIISASGMAEAGRILHHLKNNIEDPRSTVLITGYQAEHTLGRRIVDGEKRVKIFGEDYDVRARVAALNGLSGHADRSELLDWAGHLQQPPRRTFLVHGELAPAQSLAEGLRAQLGFPAVDIPELGQRFTL; this is translated from the coding sequence ATGGAGATTACATTCTTTGGAGCGGCGCGCACTGTGACCGGCTCGCAACACCTGCTCGACGTGAACGGCAAGCGCATCCTGCTCGATTGCGGCCTCTATCAGGGGCCGCGCCAGGAGAGCACCGACCGCAACCGCCATCTGCCGTTCGACGCCCGGAGCGTGGACGTGCTCATCCTCTCCCACGCCCACATCGACCACAGCGGCAACATCCCCAATCTGGTGCGTAGCGGCTTCGACGGCGACATCATCTCCACCTTCGCCACCCGCGACCTGTGCAACATCATGCTACGCGACAGCGCCAAGATTCAGGAAGGGGACGTGGAGTATCTGAACAAAAAGCGGGTGCGGGCCAATCTGCCGTTGCTGGAACCGATCTACACCATGGCCGACGCGATGACCGCCCTGAAGCTGTTCATCGGCATCGGCTATGAGCGCGCCTATCAGGTAGCACCGGGCATCAGTCTGACTTTCTACGACGCCGGCCACGTGCTGGGGTCGGCCATTGTGGCCCTGGATATTGAAGAAACGGGCCGGCCGCCGACACGCCTCGTCTTCAGCGGCGACCTCGGCCGCGCCCACCGCCCCATCCTCAATGACCCCGTCTTTCTGGACCGGGCCGACATCCTCATCCTGGAAAGCACCTACGGCAACCGCGAGCATCCCGCAGACGAGGATACCGATCACCTGCTGGAAGGCATCATCCGCGAAACGGTGAAGCAAGGGGGCAAGGTCATCGTGCCCGCCTTCGCCATCGGCCGCACCCAGGAGCTGGTCTACCGTCTGAACAATCTGGTCGAGAACGGCGATCTGCCGCCCAACCTGCAAGTCTACGTGGACAGCCCGCTGGCGATTGACGCCACCGGCATCTTCCGCGCCCACCCCGAAGCCTACGACGCCGAAACGGCCGAAATTATGATGACCGACAAGGATCGCGATCCCTTCGGCTTCAACCTGATGCGCTACACGCGGGCCACCCAGGAATCGAAGGCGCTCAACTTCCTGAAGAACCCGGCGGTCATCATCAGCGCCAGCGGCATGGCCGAGGCCGGGCGCATCCTCCACCACCTGAAAAACAACATCGAAGACCCGCGCAGCACCGTGCTCATCACCGGCTACCAGGCGGAGCATACACTCGGCCGGCGCATCGTGGACGGCGAGAAGCGGGTCAAAATCTTCGGCGAGGATTACGACGTGCGGGCGCGCGTGGCCGCCCTCAACGGCCTGAGCGGTCACGCCGACCGCTCGGAACTGTTGGACTGGGCCGGCCACCTGCAACAGCCGCCGCGCCGCACCTTCCTGGTCCATGGCGAATTGGCGCCGGCCCAATCATTGGCCGAGGGCTTGCGCGCCCAACTCGGCTTTCCGGCGGTCGATATACCCGAACTGGGACAGCGCTTTACGCTATAA
- a CDS encoding class I SAM-dependent methyltransferase, with the protein MITVNCNLCGRDEFRVRFPATADGAALQVDAFRCTHSGYGHHGQIVECRHCGLVYANPRWPSDFVLDAYSAVEDETYVEERLGRELTFRHHLRRMERIIGPAAGRRLLDVGAYIGVFVEVAGAAGWRAQGVEPSSWAAAEACRRGLDVTVGTLATVEWPAESFDMVTLWDVIEHLVDPAAELERARRLLRPGGWLIVHTMDIDAPFARLMGRRWPWLMDMHLYFFSGRTLGRMLSEHGYEVVWQGAQGRYLRLGYLTSRLEGLQSGLGRLTRATVNGLGLREAAIPVNFGDLRTFISRRL; encoded by the coding sequence ATGATCACCGTCAACTGTAATCTGTGCGGCCGGGATGAGTTCCGCGTCCGCTTTCCGGCCACGGCCGACGGCGCCGCGTTGCAGGTCGATGCCTTTCGCTGCACCCATTCCGGCTACGGCCACCACGGGCAAATCGTGGAATGCCGCCATTGCGGCCTGGTCTATGCCAACCCGCGCTGGCCCAGCGACTTTGTGCTCGATGCCTATTCGGCCGTCGAAGATGAGACCTACGTCGAAGAGCGTCTGGGGCGCGAGCTAACCTTTCGCCATCATTTGCGCCGGATGGAGCGCATTATCGGCCCGGCCGCCGGCCGCCGATTGCTCGACGTGGGGGCCTACATTGGCGTCTTTGTCGAGGTAGCCGGGGCGGCGGGCTGGCGAGCGCAGGGGGTCGAGCCGTCGTCCTGGGCCGCGGCCGAGGCTTGCCGGCGCGGGCTGGACGTGACCGTCGGCACGCTGGCGACGGTGGAATGGCCGGCCGAGTCGTTCGACATGGTGACCCTGTGGGACGTGATCGAACATCTTGTCGATCCGGCGGCCGAACTGGAACGGGCGCGGCGGCTCTTGCGCCCCGGCGGCTGGCTGATCGTCCATACGATGGACATCGACGCGCCCTTCGCCCGCCTCATGGGCCGGCGCTGGCCGTGGCTGATGGACATGCACCTCTACTTTTTTAGCGGCCGGACGCTGGGCCGGATGCTCAGCGAACACGGCTACGAGGTGGTCTGGCAAGGGGCGCAAGGGCGCTATCTGCGGTTGGGCTATCTCACGTCGCGGCTGGAAGGGCTGCAATCCGGGCTGGGGCGGCTGACGCGGGCCACGGTCAACGGTCTGGGGCTGCGCGAGGCGGCTATCCCGGTCAACTTCGGCGACTTGAGGACGTTTATCAGTCGTCGCCTCTGA
- a CDS encoding HNH endonuclease, translating into MALVLSGKAEIVINGRGTIRSAASVFEIPSVIKLSYMVRRPRPRIALSKREILRRDDYTCQYCGRKMRTLTLDHVVPRRQGGSHTWENLVAACSPCNRRKGGKLAAEADMILQRPPFEPSPSAAYRFGTHLEQRQEWAEFIEGW; encoded by the coding sequence TTGGCTCTGGTACTTTCCGGTAAAGCTGAGATCGTCATCAATGGTCGCGGGACCATTCGTAGCGCCGCATCTGTATTTGAAATCCCCTCGGTCATCAAGCTCAGTTACATGGTCAGGCGACCCCGGCCGCGCATCGCCCTGTCGAAGCGCGAGATCTTGCGCCGCGACGACTACACTTGCCAATACTGTGGCCGCAAGATGCGCACGCTGACGCTGGATCACGTCGTGCCCCGGCGGCAGGGCGGCAGCCACACCTGGGAAAACCTGGTGGCCGCTTGTTCGCCTTGCAACCGGCGTAAGGGCGGCAAGCTGGCCGCCGAAGCCGACATGATCCTGCAACGCCCGCCCTTCGAGCCTAGCCCCTCGGCCGCCTACCGTTTCGGCACCCATCTGGAACAGCGCCAGGAGTGGGCCGAATTCATCGAAGGTTGGTAA
- a CDS encoding Flp family type IVb pilin, which translates to MRFFRGDDGQGLVEYALILVFVAIVLIAVLAILGPYIGDWLRGAAEWFRQLLGSS; encoded by the coding sequence ATGCGCTTCTTCAGGGGCGATGATGGGCAGGGATTGGTCGAGTACGCGCTGATACTCGTCTTTGTGGCGATCGTATTGATCGCCGTGTTGGCTATATTGGGGCCATATATCGGCGATTGGCTCCGTGGCGCGGCTGAGTGGTTTCGCCAACTACTCGGTAGCAGTTAG
- the recJ gene encoding single-stranded-DNA-specific exonuclease RecJ produces the protein MLPYTHMHRPASLRHYRWLVAPAIPDDSPLRAADEGVHPILRQILYNRGLTQPGQIQTFLANHYLSSRDPFLLADMERAVERIGRALRDGEMIVVYGDFDADGVTATVLLTQALRRMADDRRLIQPYIPDRVDEGYGLNLEALTALRAKGASVVISVDCGIRSPVEAAHAQAIGLDLIITDHHSLGRELPPAAAVINPKRPDSTYPEKMLAGVGIAYKLAQALRLAYPDRAMGEESDLLDLVAIGTVADLAPLVGENRKLVAEGLAVLNEVRRPGIAALMNVSGLQAGQMTAESIGFALGPRINAAGRLAHAYDAARLLIAAAPDHAQEQARLLDELNRQRQSLTRRLSALAEQLIDPDAPIIIAGNPEFKSGVVGLVASRLAEKTYRPAIVMELGEAESRGSCRSIPEFHITHALDEVADLLVRHGGHAQAAGFTIRNENLPAFIERMTAIAGEQLSGADLRPGLEIDAALPLRDVDWALHGTLEQLEPTGNQNPQPLLLSRGVEVVSHRPVGTDGSHLQLYLVDGHNGAARYGGARGRPAQAFPAIAFRQGEWAGALPKYVDVVYRVGLNRWNGNTNLQLVVEDICPAEDGSTP, from the coding sequence ATGCTACCATATACTCATATGCACCGACCCGCCTCCCTACGCCACTATCGCTGGCTCGTGGCCCCGGCCATCCCCGATGATTCGCCGCTACGGGCGGCCGACGAGGGCGTTCACCCCATCCTGCGCCAGATCCTCTACAATCGCGGTCTGACGCAGCCGGGGCAAATCCAGACCTTCCTGGCTAACCATTACCTGTCCTCGCGCGATCCCTTTCTGTTGGCCGACATGGAGCGGGCGGTCGAGCGCATCGGCCGCGCCCTGCGTGACGGCGAGATGATCGTCGTCTATGGCGACTTCGACGCCGACGGGGTGACGGCCACCGTGCTGCTGACCCAGGCGTTGCGGCGCATGGCCGACGACCGCCGCCTCATCCAGCCCTATATCCCCGACCGGGTGGATGAGGGCTACGGCCTGAACCTGGAGGCGCTGACCGCCTTGCGCGCCAAGGGGGCCTCCGTAGTCATCAGTGTCGACTGCGGCATCCGCTCGCCGGTCGAGGCCGCCCACGCCCAGGCCATCGGGCTGGACCTGATCATCACCGACCACCACAGCCTGGGGCGCGAATTGCCGCCGGCCGCGGCGGTCATCAACCCCAAGCGCCCCGATTCCACCTACCCGGAGAAAATGCTGGCCGGCGTCGGCATCGCCTATAAGCTGGCCCAGGCGCTGCGGCTGGCCTATCCCGACCGGGCCATGGGCGAAGAGTCCGATTTGCTCGATCTGGTCGCCATCGGCACGGTGGCCGACCTGGCCCCGCTGGTGGGCGAAAACCGCAAGCTGGTGGCCGAGGGGCTGGCCGTATTGAACGAAGTGCGCCGGCCGGGCATCGCCGCGCTGATGAATGTCAGCGGCTTACAGGCGGGACAGATGACGGCCGAGAGCATCGGCTTCGCCCTCGGCCCGCGCATCAACGCCGCCGGCCGCCTGGCCCACGCCTACGACGCCGCCCGCCTACTCATCGCCGCCGCCCCCGATCATGCCCAGGAGCAGGCCCGCCTGCTGGACGAGCTAAACCGCCAGCGCCAATCGCTGACCCGCCGCCTCAGCGCCCTGGCCGAACAACTCATCGACCCCGACGCGCCGATCATCATCGCCGGCAACCCCGAATTCAAGTCGGGCGTCGTCGGTCTGGTCGCCAGCCGGTTGGCCGAGAAGACCTATCGCCCGGCCATCGTCATGGAGTTGGGCGAGGCCGAGAGTCGCGGTTCGTGCCGCTCCATCCCCGAATTCCACATCACCCACGCCCTGGACGAGGTGGCCGATCTGCTGGTGCGCCACGGCGGCCACGCCCAGGCCGCCGGCTTCACCATCCGCAACGAAAACCTGCCGGCGTTCATCGAGCGCATGACGGCCATCGCCGGCGAACAGTTATCCGGGGCCGATCTGCGGCCGGGGCTGGAGATTGACGCCGCCCTACCGCTGCGCGATGTCGATTGGGCGCTGCACGGCACGCTGGAACAACTGGAGCCGACCGGTAACCAGAACCCCCAGCCGCTGCTGCTCAGCCGTGGCGTCGAGGTCGTCAGCCATCGCCCGGTGGGCACGGACGGCAGCCACCTGCAACTCTACCTGGTGGACGGCCACAACGGCGCGGCCCGCTACGGCGGCGCGCGCGGCCGCCCGGCCCAAGCTTTCCCGGCCATCGCCTTTCGCCAGGGGGAGTGGGCCGGGGCGCTGCCCAAATACGTCGATGTCGTCTATCGTGTCGGCCTCAACCGTTGGAACGGCAACACCAATCTGCAACTGGTCGTCGAGGACATCTGCCCGGCCGAGGACGGGAGCACACCATGA
- a CDS encoding SDR family NAD(P)-dependent oxidoreductase yields MTILVTGAAGFIGSHTAERLCRRGDTVIGLDNFNDYYDPARKRANEQRLNAYPNFRMVEADVRDRDALFALFAAEKIDAVAHLAAMAGVRDAMKLPALYVNVDLNGTQNVLDAARAAGNVGNFVFASTSSVYGNTTQIPFIETDPCDRPLQPYAAAKRAAEILGHSYHHLFGQNFTALRFFTVYGPHGRPDMMAYLLADSIVKGKEIPLYDNGQMYRDWTFIDDNVSGIVAALDRPLGYEIINLGRGEPVLLKDFVEMMEELSGRKANLVPTPRLAADFVRNVADISKARRLLDYQPSVPVIEGVRRFWEWYQAYDAGRA; encoded by the coding sequence ATGACGATTCTGGTCACCGGCGCGGCCGGATTCATCGGCAGCCATACGGCCGAGCGCCTCTGTCGCCGGGGCGATACGGTCATCGGGCTGGACAATTTCAACGACTACTACGACCCGGCCCGCAAGCGCGCCAATGAGCAACGGCTGAACGCCTACCCCAACTTTCGCATGGTCGAAGCCGACGTGCGCGACCGCGACGCCCTGTTCGCCCTGTTCGCGGCCGAAAAGATCGACGCCGTGGCCCACCTGGCGGCCATGGCCGGCGTCCGCGACGCCATGAAGCTGCCCGCTCTGTACGTCAACGTCGATCTGAACGGCACGCAGAACGTGCTCGACGCGGCGCGGGCGGCCGGCAATGTGGGCAATTTCGTCTTCGCCTCCACCTCGTCGGTCTACGGCAATACCACGCAGATCCCGTTCATCGAGACCGACCCGTGCGACCGGCCGCTGCAACCCTATGCCGCCGCCAAGCGGGCGGCCGAAATTCTGGGCCACAGCTATCACCACCTCTTCGGCCAGAATTTCACCGCCTTGCGCTTTTTCACCGTCTATGGCCCCCACGGCCGGCCCGACATGATGGCCTATCTGCTGGCCGATAGCATCGTCAAGGGCAAGGAGATTCCGCTCTACGACAACGGGCAGATGTACCGCGACTGGACGTTCATCGACGACAATGTCAGTGGCATCGTCGCCGCCCTCGACCGGCCGCTGGGGTATGAGATCATCAACCTCGGCCGCGGCGAGCCGGTTCTGTTGAAGGATTTCGTGGAGATGATGGAAGAGTTGAGCGGGCGCAAGGCCAATCTCGTGCCCACGCCGCGCCTGGCGGCCGACTTTGTGCGCAACGTGGCCGACATCAGCAAGGCCCGCCGCCTCCTCGATTATCAGCCCTCGGTGCCCGTGATCGAGGGTGTGCGTCGCTTCTGGGAATGGTATCAAGCATATGACGCCGGACGCGCATAA
- a CDS encoding ComF family protein → MSGVDLPSWPATRLRQLAAFCLDVVFPPVCVGCRAVGAPLCAACAARMVRVAEPICPRCGRHLAGEADRRPAVPCRECRAAPHPLTQMRAALRYQEPTSGVIHRFKYEGFSSLGALLAEQMIAAWPRWEQPPDLILPIPLHARRRRQRGYNQSELLARPLARALGIAVDTAVLQRTRHTVPQVGLGPDERQANVRGAFEAGVAVVGRHVLLIDDVLTTGATMSAAAEALLAAGAAGVAAYCLARVN, encoded by the coding sequence GTGAGCGGCGTCGATTTACCGTCGTGGCCCGCGACGCGCTTGCGCCAACTGGCGGCTTTCTGCCTCGATGTCGTCTTCCCGCCGGTATGCGTTGGCTGCCGGGCAGTCGGCGCGCCGTTGTGCGCGGCCTGCGCGGCGCGGATGGTGCGCGTGGCCGAGCCGATTTGTCCGCGCTGCGGCCGCCATCTGGCCGGAGAGGCTGACCGGCGGCCGGCTGTTCCCTGCCGCGAGTGTCGCGCCGCCCCCCACCCATTGACCCAGATGCGCGCCGCCTTGCGCTATCAGGAGCCGACCAGCGGCGTCATCCATCGCTTCAAGTACGAGGGTTTTTCCTCTCTAGGCGCGCTGCTGGCCGAGCAGATGATCGCCGCCTGGCCGCGCTGGGAGCAGCCGCCCGATCTCATCCTGCCCATTCCCCTGCACGCGCGACGACGGCGGCAGCGCGGCTATAACCAATCCGAATTGCTGGCCCGGCCGTTGGCGCGGGCGCTGGGAATTGCCGTCGATACGGCCGTCCTGCAGCGCACGCGCCACACCGTGCCCCAGGTCGGCCTGGGGCCGGACGAGCGCCAGGCCAATGTGCGCGGCGCATTCGAGGCGGGGGTGGCCGTCGTCGGCCGCCACGTGCTGCTGATCGACGACGTGCTCACCACCGGGGCCACCATGTCGGCCGCGGCCGAGGCGTTATTGGCCGCCGGGGCCGCCGGAGTCGCGGCCTATTGCTTGGCGCGTGTGAACTAG
- a CDS encoding glycine C-acetyltransferase, which produces MTQDGRTDWLQAEIDNLKAAGLYNHIRTIDSPMDAWVTIDGRRLLNFCANNYLGLANHPRVRQAAQRGIDDYGVGPGAVRSIAGTTSLHATLEQKLAEFKHAEACLTFQSGFTANLATIAALVGPGDLIFSDELNHASIIDGCRLSRAETIRYRHNDTDDLRQKIAARADYKRRLIITDGVFSMDGDIAPLDQIAAVAEEHGIMLMVDDAHGEGVLGHGGRGIVDHFGLHGRVDVEVGTLSKAFGVVGGLVAGKAVIIDWLRQRGRPFLFSSAMTAPDAAACIEAVTILGESTELIDRLWANAELFRREMQAMGFNTGSSQTPIVPVMLGEAKLAQQFSRRLFEEGVFAMAIGYPTVAQGKARIRVMNSAAHNPGDIEIALETFGRVGRELGVIA; this is translated from the coding sequence ATGACGCAAGACGGACGCACCGATTGGCTGCAAGCCGAGATCGACAATCTGAAGGCCGCCGGCCTCTATAACCACATTCGCACGATTGATTCGCCAATGGACGCCTGGGTGACCATCGACGGCCGCCGCCTGCTCAACTTCTGCGCCAATAATTATTTGGGGCTGGCTAACCACCCGCGCGTGCGCCAGGCGGCCCAGCGCGGCATCGACGACTACGGCGTGGGGCCGGGGGCGGTGCGCTCCATCGCCGGCACGACGTCGCTCCACGCCACGCTGGAGCAAAAGCTGGCCGAGTTCAAGCACGCTGAAGCCTGCCTGACGTTCCAGAGCGGCTTCACGGCCAATCTGGCGACCATCGCCGCCCTGGTGGGGCCGGGCGATCTCATCTTCTCCGACGAGCTAAACCACGCCAGCATCATCGACGGCTGTCGCCTGAGCCGGGCCGAGACCATCCGCTACCGCCACAACGACACCGACGACCTGCGCCAAAAGATCGCCGCCCGCGCCGACTACAAGCGCCGCCTCATCATCACCGACGGCGTGTTCAGCATGGACGGCGACATCGCCCCGCTGGACCAGATCGCCGCCGTGGCCGAGGAGCACGGCATCATGCTGATGGTCGATGACGCCCACGGCGAGGGGGTGCTGGGCCACGGCGGGCGGGGCATCGTCGATCACTTCGGCCTGCATGGCCGGGTTGACGTGGAAGTGGGCACGCTGAGCAAGGCGTTCGGTGTCGTCGGCGGGCTGGTGGCCGGCAAGGCGGTCATCATCGACTGGTTGCGCCAGCGCGGCCGGCCGTTCCTCTTCAGCAGCGCCATGACCGCGCCCGACGCCGCGGCCTGCATCGAGGCGGTCACCATCCTGGGCGAATCGACCGAGCTGATCGACCGCCTATGGGCCAACGCCGAACTGTTCCGGCGCGAGATGCAGGCGATGGGCTTCAATACCGGCTCCAGCCAGACGCCCATCGTGCCGGTGATGCTGGGCGAGGCCAAGCTGGCCCAGCAGTTCAGCCGCCGCCTGTTCGAGGAAGGGGTGTTCGCCATGGCTATCGGCTACCCGACGGTGGCCCAGGGCAAGGCGCGCATCCGGGTGATGAACTCGGCCGCCCACAACCCCGGCGACATCGAGATCGCCCTGGAGACGTTCGGCCGCGTCGGTCGCGAATTGGGCGTTATAGCGTAA
- a CDS encoding ribonuclease D, whose translation MTPDAHNQPPLAPFRYVAGRAAWQACLRDLQAAPRLAIDLEANSMFAYRERACLIQISTANADYILDPLADLDFSPLGVIIANPAVEKIFHAAEYDLILMGRDYGWQLSNLFDTMWAARILGYQQIGLANLLDKYFGLHISKRFQKANWCHRPLSAGELAYAQKDTHYLPALRDRLAAELDARGHTVEAAEIFAEQTHVRLPDNGFDPDGFWHINGAYDLAPAEQAVLKALYLFREREAKRRDAPHFKVLSDRTLLELATTAPTRTADLGRIHGMSEGQQQRYGRNILHVIAEAADAPPPQPPKRQPRLPEAVLNRYDLLHRWRKARAQARGVESDVVMSRDSLWAIAKANPRTLDELQALNTLGPWRLATYGDELLRIGARD comes from the coding sequence ATGACGCCGGACGCGCATAACCAGCCGCCCCTGGCCCCCTTCCGTTACGTGGCCGGCCGCGCCGCCTGGCAGGCGTGCCTGCGCGACCTGCAAGCCGCGCCCCGTCTGGCCATCGACCTGGAGGCCAACAGCATGTTCGCCTATCGCGAGCGCGCCTGCCTCATTCAGATCTCCACCGCCAACGCCGACTACATCCTCGATCCCCTGGCCGACCTCGACTTCAGCCCGCTGGGTGTCATCATCGCCAACCCCGCCGTGGAGAAGATCTTCCACGCCGCCGAATATGACCTGATCCTGATGGGCCGCGATTACGGCTGGCAGCTCAGCAATTTATTCGACACGATGTGGGCGGCGCGCATCCTGGGCTACCAGCAGATCGGGCTGGCGAACTTGCTGGACAAGTATTTCGGCCTGCACATCAGCAAGCGCTTCCAGAAAGCCAACTGGTGCCACCGGCCGCTCTCGGCCGGCGAACTGGCCTATGCCCAGAAGGATACCCACTACCTGCCGGCGCTGCGCGACCGGCTGGCGGCCGAATTGGACGCCCGCGGCCACACGGTGGAGGCGGCCGAGATATTCGCCGAGCAAACCCACGTGCGCCTGCCCGACAACGGCTTCGACCCCGACGGCTTCTGGCATATCAACGGCGCCTACGATTTGGCCCCGGCGGAGCAGGCGGTGTTGAAGGCGCTCTACCTCTTCCGCGAGCGCGAGGCCAAACGGCGCGACGCGCCCCATTTCAAGGTGTTGAGCGACCGCACGTTGCTCGAATTGGCGACGACCGCACCCACGCGGACGGCCGACCTGGGGCGGATTCACGGCATGTCGGAGGGGCAGCAACAGCGCTACGGCCGCAACATCCTCCACGTTATCGCCGAGGCCGCCGACGCGCCCCCGCCCCAGCCGCCCAAACGCCAGCCGCGCCTGCCCGAGGCCGTCCTCAACCGCTATGACCTGCTGCACCGCTGGCGCAAGGCCCGCGCCCAGGCTCGCGGCGTGGAATCGGACGTGGTGATGAGCCGTGATTCACTGTGGGCCATCGCCAAGGCCAACCCGCGCACCCTCGACGAGTTGCAGGCGCTCAACACCCTCGGCCCCTGGCGTCTGGCAACCTATGGCGACGAACTACTAAGAATAGGGGCTAGGGACTAG
- a CDS encoding response regulator has translation MDPIKLLIVDDHPLFRQGLVDVLETDPELRVVAQAADGEVALGRALEHRPDIILMDVNLPNANGLRVTRQILNELPQTKIIILTGYDDAEQVFHALRLGAAAYCSKDIPPEGLLNTVHAVFNGRFVVHGQVMSYEEVIVWVQQRLGRYNYPLDEQAADSYTPLSPREMEILEMVTRGASNKEIALQLNISQQTVKNHMTAILRKLHVDDRTQAAVYALRHGWVRLDTTSSN, from the coding sequence ATGGATCCAATCAAGCTTCTCATCGTTGACGACCACCCCCTGTTTCGCCAGGGGCTTGTTGACGTATTGGAGACCGATCCGGAGTTGCGCGTGGTGGCCCAGGCGGCCGATGGCGAGGTAGCCCTGGGGCGCGCGCTGGAGCATCGCCCGGACATCATCCTCATGGACGTCAACCTGCCCAACGCCAACGGCCTGCGGGTGACGCGCCAAATCCTGAACGAACTGCCCCAGACCAAGATCATTATCCTGACCGGCTATGACGACGCTGAGCAGGTTTTTCATGCCTTGCGCCTGGGCGCGGCGGCCTATTGCTCCAAGGACATCCCGCCCGAGGGGCTGTTGAATACGGTGCACGCGGTCTTTAATGGCCGCTTTGTCGTTCATGGGCAGGTCATGTCCTACGAGGAAGTGATCGTCTGGGTGCAGCAGCGCCTGGGGCGCTACAATTACCCATTGGATGAGCAGGCGGCCGACAGCTATACGCCGCTTTCGCCGCGCGAGATGGAGATTTTGGAGATGGTGACGCGCGGCGCCAGCAACAAGGAAATCGCCTTGCAATTGAACATCAGTCAGCAAACGGTCAAGAACCATATGACGGCCATCCTGCGCAAATTGCACGTGGACGATCGCACCCAGGCGGCCGTCTATGCCTTGCGCCACGGCTGGGTGCGGCTGGATACAACCTCGTCTAACTGA
- a CDS encoding arsenate reductase/protein-tyrosine-phosphatase family protein, translating into MAKILIICTANICRSPVAAALLRDRLRRRGLTDWQVGSAGTWAMESRGASRYSVQVSARNGLDISGHRSTMVDEAFLREADLVLTMEDGHAEALRSEFAEQGYKVYQLSEMIGRVYNIADPYGGPLAEYERMYADLSEVIDGGLNRIIMLAQDNAARRPPARQTR; encoded by the coding sequence ATGGCCAAAATTCTAATCATCTGTACGGCCAATATCTGTCGCTCGCCGGTGGCCGCGGCTCTGCTGCGCGACCGGCTGCGGCGGCGCGGCCTGACGGATTGGCAGGTCGGCTCGGCCGGCACGTGGGCCATGGAATCGCGCGGGGCGTCGCGCTATAGCGTCCAGGTATCGGCGCGCAACGGGCTGGACATTAGCGGCCACCGCTCGACCATGGTCGATGAGGCGTTTCTGCGCGAGGCCGATCTGGTGCTGACGATGGAAGACGGCCACGCCGAAGCGTTGCGCTCCGAGTTCGCCGAACAGGGGTACAAGGTGTACCAACTGAGCGAGATGATCGGCCGCGTCTACAACATCGCCGATCCCTATGGCGGGCCGCTGGCGGAGTACGAGCGCATGTATGCCGACCTGAGCGAGGTGATCGACGGCGGGTTGAACCGCATCATTATGCTGGCCCAGGACAACGCCGCCCGTCGCCCACCGGCCCGACAGACGCGCTAA
- the hpf gene encoding ribosome hibernation-promoting factor, HPF/YfiA family produces the protein MELQITSNNMEVTPRLRTYVEKKTARLDRYLPSLTGIQVTLAMENTRSAVQRHVAEITIRDERGTILRAEERHSDMFAAIDAVVDKLYRQIERYRGKRKAKTRGKGEEQDLGEPLPIAEEFVEEEQVIVRHKRFALHPMSPEEAVDQMELLGHDFYVFFNADEDGVNVIYRRRDGTFGLLQPEMG, from the coding sequence ATGGAACTGCAAATAACCTCAAACAACATGGAAGTGACTCCACGCTTGCGCACCTACGTCGAGAAGAAAACGGCGCGCCTGGACCGCTACCTCCCCAGCCTGACCGGCATCCAGGTCACGCTGGCGATGGAAAACACGCGCAGCGCCGTCCAACGCCACGTGGCCGAAATCACCATTCGCGACGAGCGCGGCACCATCCTGCGCGCCGAGGAACGCCACAGCGATATGTTTGCCGCCATCGACGCCGTGGTCGATAAACTGTACCGGCAGATCGAGCGCTATCGCGGCAAGCGCAAGGCCAAGACCCGCGGCAAGGGCGAGGAACAAGACCTGGGCGAGCCGTTGCCCATCGCCGAGGAGTTTGTCGAAGAGGAACAGGTCATCGTGCGCCACAAGCGGTTCGCGCTCCATCCCATGTCGCCCGAAGAGGCCGTCGATCAGATGGAATTGCTCGGCCACGATTTCTACGTGTTCTTCAACGCCGACGAGGATGGGGTGAACGTCATCTACCGCCGGCGCGATGGGACGTTCGGCTTGTTGCAACCCGAAATGGGTTAG